The proteins below come from a single Aegilops tauschii subsp. strangulata cultivar AL8/78 chromosome 6, Aet v6.0, whole genome shotgun sequence genomic window:
- the LOC141026028 gene encoding uncharacterized protein — protein MACCSLQRPASSSSRDAAPSPPPAAPVLELARRPVASPCLACSGHGHVAPRLCLRATRRSPARSSPPRQALSVDLCDKRLHYLPVAAPASSHRAVPVLFPAGSAPPSWFPAPRTSPASPSSPRRPGSPSGSTSCPAGLPPHAGSKPRCRRFSPSPSCSPASPGAPPTIAPYTALLLPLDHRDRSSEEPRVQLHNEQQVPLRRCSTTWICQVFLRIHQVDYTARPVPGPSIFSENFAKYHDIQSPGYTKTVPDNVKYLYRRPRTSTKTCTTTVAEDPRNGTVKFNYLRVPLLPSTILNRSENARFEASVSFRSCEDSFDYIRLTSSWTRSSSLRDLRQDDHPSKSLLSLLASSPSLLLIQRRSAIPTSSRARPGARPPYSRVAMPGLLRPWPRRPAPLPPRHSSEPREFFPAAPSPLHRPPRPAPPLPPRRCACLLSSRRPRPLSGRIRSAVVVPGAPDLPCFAKFAVPPWVSVRVDLLPRRSTSPRRQQASLPPLFTKSQLLPCVAGSSSNCCPVYRVAAATGSPRPILRGTPCSTTQ, from the exons ATGGCTTGCTGCTCCCTCCAGCGCCCAGCCTCCTCCTCGTCCAGAGACGCAGCGCCATCCCCACCTCCAGCCGCGCCCGTCCTGGAGCTCGCCCGCCGTCCAGTCGCGTCGCCATGCCTGGCTTGCTCCGGCCATGGCCACGTCGCCCCGCGCCTCTGCCTCCGCGCCACTCGTCGGAGCCCCGCGCGTTCGTCCCCGCCGCGCCAAGCCCTCTCCGTCGACCTCTGCGATAAGCGCCTCCACTACCTCCCCGTCGCTGCGCCTGCCTCCTCTCATCGCGCTGTCCCCGTCCTCTTTCCGGCAGGATCCGCTCCGCCGTCGTGGTTCCCGGCGCCCCGGACCTCCCCTGCTTCGCCAAGTTCGCCGCGCCGCCCTGGGTCTCCGTCGGGGTCGACCTCCTGCCCCGCCGGTCTACCTCCCCACGCCGGCAGCAAGCCTCGCTGCCGCCGCTTTTCACCAAGTCCCAGCTGCTCCCCTGCATCGCCGGGAGCTCCTCCAACTATTGCCCCGTATACCGCGTTGCTGCTGCCACTGGATCACCGAGACCGATCCTCCGAGGAACCCCGTGTTCAACTACACAATGAGCAGCAAGTACCACTACGACGGTGTTCAACTACGTGGATTTGCCAAGTATTTCTTCGGATACACCAAGTTGACTACACTGCGAGACCCGTACCCGGACCGTCAATCTTCTCCGAGAATTTTGCCAAGTACCACGACATCCAGAGCCCCGGATACACCAAGACCGTCCCGGATAAcgtcaagtacctctaccgacgaccccgaacatctacgaaaacgtgtaccactaccgtcgccgaagaccCGCGTAACGGAACCGTCAAGTTCAACTACCttcgtgtaccactacttccctcgacgattttgaaccgctccgaaaatgcacgcttcgaag cttcggtttcgttccggagttgtgaggattcgttcgactacatccgtttgacttcttcatggactcgttcttcttccttgcgggatctcaggcaagatgaccacccctcgaaatcacttctatctttgcttgctagtt CGCCCAGCCTCCTCCTCATCCAGAGACGCAGCGCCATCCCCACCTCCAGCCGCGCCCGTCCTGGAGCTCGCCCGCCGTACAGTCGCGTCGCCATGCCTGGCTTGCTCCGGCCATGGCCACGTCGCCCCGCGCCTCTGCCTCCGCGCCACTCGTCggagccccgcgagttcttccccGCCGCTCCAAGCCCTCTCCATCgacctccgcgaccagcgcctcCACTACCTCCCCGTCGCTGCGCCTGCCTCCTCTCATCGCGCCGTCCCCGTCCTCTTTCCGGCAGGATCCGCTCCGCCGTCGTGGTTCCCGGCGCCCCGGACCTCCCCTGCTTCGCCAAGTTCGCCGTGCCGCCCTGGGTCTCCGTCAGGGTCGACCTCCTGCCCCGCCGGTCTACCTCCCCACGCCGGCAGCAAGCCTCGCTGCCGCCGCTTTTCACCAAGTCCCAGCTGCTCCCCTGCGTCGCCGGGAGCTCCTCAAACTGTTGCCCCGTATACCGCGTTGCTGCTGCCACTGGATCACCGAGACCGATCCTCCGAGGAACCCCGTGTTCAACTACACAATGA
- the LOC109757660 gene encoding uncharacterized protein isoform X4 — MEQDIPAFKPQWLMQGQVTATGAATLWAAASSRKDCQGKGGSSRNRSSGHNRDQSSRQSSSRRSSVSSGSRRLDRDDMGKTRGYANFGRNKDKEREKDFDSRDRESRSVTADRDGFQSFSSCRPERDRLNRARSKADTSSKGVISLNNGFTSKSNTVGVAFEREFPQLSSEDKNGRQDISRVPSPGITTPIQSLPPFTPSDGWTSKLVGAPLSSEPKKNLVASSVPQAAPSKKPEVALNSGTALSMAETVMQAPQRTSSGPQLSIDAQKIEERTLRQNTLRPMTSTTSKSSVTSSSKSKGTRIGDLAGTSKAIQQSLALPANGSVRAPAKTELSKLTLSGSFKILSREQNCTAQTPKDSPGNPASPPACVASMEPHKKPPLSQKPKVSTHDLPLVQGSSGGVSKSRLKFFQSLRTKSNGSSSAVESGCEPSPSSGVDAKHDSCLNSGMKCMGNGKCFCEEANSSEGSQRHHSDNEENNSSLQSIDMAAGGSQQLVVENLESDSSSELADTGDEGFQVSGSDNADGSSSSALADSDDGYKNSQSGNEEASSSSEATEPEDEEYPAEAIFTAEDLAFMISLGWSKDEKVQPLGLEEIADYVRRHKGLEQRLFSMEANADIKIILLYLCGQS; from the exons ATGGAGCAGGACATACCCGCCTTCAAGCCGCAATGGCTGATGCAGGGCCAGGTCACGGCCACTGGTGCCGCGACCCTCTGGGCCGCAGCTTCGTCACGCAAAG ATTGTCAAGGTAAGGGTGGTTCATCAAGAAATCGCTCATCTGGGCACAACCGTGACCAGAGTTCCCGGCAGTCTTCATCACGGAGGAGTTCAGTCTCAAGTGGATCCCGGAGGCTTGACCGGGATGACATGGGGAAGACAAGGGGCTATGCAAATTTTGGAAGGAACAAGGataaggagagggagaaggactTTGATTCCCGTGATAGGGAGAGTAGGTCCGTTACAGCAGATCGTGATGGCTTTCAATCATTTAGCTCATGTAGACCTGAAAGGGATAGGTTAAATCGTGCTCGCTCGAAGGCAGACACATCAAGTAAGGGAGTAATTAGTCTAAATAATGGTTTTACATCTAAAAGCAATACTGTTGGCGTTGCCTTTGAGCGAGAATTCCCACAGCTTAGTTCCGAGGACAAGAATGGAAGGCAAGACATTAGCAGAGTCCCATCTCCTGGTATCACCACCCCAATTCAGAGCCTGCCTCCATTTACTCCATCTGATGGCTGGACTTCCAAGCTAGTAGGTGCTCCTCTATCAAGTGAGCCAAAGAAAAATCTTGTTGCCTCTTCTGTACCACAAGCCGCTCCTAGTAAAAAGCCTGAAGTAGCACTGAACAGTGGAACTGCATTAAGCATGGCAGAGACTGTTATGCAAGCTCCTCAGAGAACTTCGTCTGGACCTCAG CTATCAATTGATGCTCAGAAGATTGAAGAAAGAACTTTGAGACAAAACACTCTAAGACCTATGACTTCTACAACAAGCAAATCTTCT GTAACAAGCTCTTCCAAATCAAAAGGAACACGGATTGGAGATCTTGCTGGTACTAGTAAGGCCATACAACAATCATTAGCACTTCCCGCCAATGGTTCTGTTCGAGCTCCAGCCAAGACCGAGCTTTCAAAGCTTACTCTTTCAGGAAGCTTTAAAATCCTCAGCCGAGAGCAAAATTGTACTGCACAGACTCCTAAAGACTCTCCAGGCAATCCTGCGAGTCCTCCAGCTTGTGTGGCTTCCATGGAACCACACAAGAAGCCTCCTCTCAGCCAAAAGCCCAAGGTTTCCACACATGATCTTCCTCTAGTGCAAGGTTCATCTGGTGGTGTTAGCAAATCAAGATTAAAGTTCTTCCAGTCGTTGCGAACCAAATCTAATGGTTCAAGTTCAGCCGTTGAGTCAGGTTGTGAGCCATCTCCATCCAGCGGAGTTGATGCGAAGCATGATTCTTGTCTTAATTCTGGAATGAAATGCATGGGGAATGGAAAGTGTTTCTGTGAAGAAGCAAATTCTTCTGAGGGATCTCAGCGGCACCATTCAGACAATGAAGAGAACAATTCATCCTTGCAGTCTATTGACATGGCAGCTGGGGGATCTCAGCAGCTTGTTGTAGAAAACCTGGAGTCTGACTCCTCATCTGAACTTGCTGACACAGGAGACGAAGGATTCCAGGTATCCGGCTCAGACAATGCGGATGGTAGCTCCTCCTCAGCACTTGCAGATTCAGATGATGGGTACAAGAACTCACAGTCTGGCAATGAGGAAGCTAGTTCATCGTCAGAGGCTACTGAACCAGAAGATGAGGAGTATCCAGCTGAAGCCATATTCACTGCAGAAGATCTGGCTTTCATGATATCCCTTGGCTGGAGTAAAGATGAAAAGGTGCAACCTTTGGGTTTGGAAGAAATTGCTGACTAT GTGAGGCGCCATAAGGGGCTGGAGCAGAGGCTTTTCTCCATGGAAGCCAACGCCGACATCAAGATAATTCTCCTTTATCTTTGCGGTCAGAGCTAA
- the LOC109757660 gene encoding uncharacterized protein isoform X2, with protein sequence MEQDIPAFKPQWLMQGQVTATGAATLWAAASSRKDCQGKGGSSRNRSSGHNRDQSSRQSSSRRSSVSSGSRRLDRDDMGKTRGYANFGRNKDKEREKDFDSRDRESRSVTADRDGFQSFSSCRPERDRLNRARSKADTSSKGVISLNNGFTSKSNTVGVAFEREFPQLSSEDKNGRQDISRVPSPGITTPIQSLPPFTPSDGWTSKLVGAPLSSEPKKNLVASSVPQAAPSKKPEVALNSGTALSMAETVMQAPQRTSSGPQLSIDAQKIEERTLRQNTLRPMTSTTSKSSIIQVTSSSKSKGTRIGDLAGTSKAIQQSLALPANGSVRAPAKTELSKLTLSGSFKILSREQNCTAQTPKDSPGNPASPPACVASMEPHKKPPLSQKPKVSTHDLPLVQGSSGGVSKSRLKFFQSLRTKSNGSSSAVESGCEPSPSSGVDAKHDSCLNSGMKCMGNGKCFCEEANSSEGSQRHHSDNEENNSSLQSIDMAAGGSQQLVVENLESDSSSELADTGDEGFQVSGSDNADGSSSSALADSDDGYKNSQSGNEEASSSSEATEPEDEEYPAEAIFTAEDLAFMISLGWSKDEKVQPLGLEEIADYVRRHKGLEQRLFSMEANADIKIILLYLCGQS encoded by the exons ATGGAGCAGGACATACCCGCCTTCAAGCCGCAATGGCTGATGCAGGGCCAGGTCACGGCCACTGGTGCCGCGACCCTCTGGGCCGCAGCTTCGTCACGCAAAG ATTGTCAAGGTAAGGGTGGTTCATCAAGAAATCGCTCATCTGGGCACAACCGTGACCAGAGTTCCCGGCAGTCTTCATCACGGAGGAGTTCAGTCTCAAGTGGATCCCGGAGGCTTGACCGGGATGACATGGGGAAGACAAGGGGCTATGCAAATTTTGGAAGGAACAAGGataaggagagggagaaggactTTGATTCCCGTGATAGGGAGAGTAGGTCCGTTACAGCAGATCGTGATGGCTTTCAATCATTTAGCTCATGTAGACCTGAAAGGGATAGGTTAAATCGTGCTCGCTCGAAGGCAGACACATCAAGTAAGGGAGTAATTAGTCTAAATAATGGTTTTACATCTAAAAGCAATACTGTTGGCGTTGCCTTTGAGCGAGAATTCCCACAGCTTAGTTCCGAGGACAAGAATGGAAGGCAAGACATTAGCAGAGTCCCATCTCCTGGTATCACCACCCCAATTCAGAGCCTGCCTCCATTTACTCCATCTGATGGCTGGACTTCCAAGCTAGTAGGTGCTCCTCTATCAAGTGAGCCAAAGAAAAATCTTGTTGCCTCTTCTGTACCACAAGCCGCTCCTAGTAAAAAGCCTGAAGTAGCACTGAACAGTGGAACTGCATTAAGCATGGCAGAGACTGTTATGCAAGCTCCTCAGAGAACTTCGTCTGGACCTCAG CTATCAATTGATGCTCAGAAGATTGAAGAAAGAACTTTGAGACAAAACACTCTAAGACCTATGACTTCTACAACAAGCAAATCTTCT ATTATTCAGGTAACAAGCTCTTCCAAATCAAAAGGAACACGGATTGGAGATCTTGCTGGTACTAGTAAGGCCATACAACAATCATTAGCACTTCCCGCCAATGGTTCTGTTCGAGCTCCAGCCAAGACCGAGCTTTCAAAGCTTACTCTTTCAGGAAGCTTTAAAATCCTCAGCCGAGAGCAAAATTGTACTGCACAGACTCCTAAAGACTCTCCAGGCAATCCTGCGAGTCCTCCAGCTTGTGTGGCTTCCATGGAACCACACAAGAAGCCTCCTCTCAGCCAAAAGCCCAAGGTTTCCACACATGATCTTCCTCTAGTGCAAGGTTCATCTGGTGGTGTTAGCAAATCAAGATTAAAGTTCTTCCAGTCGTTGCGAACCAAATCTAATGGTTCAAGTTCAGCCGTTGAGTCAGGTTGTGAGCCATCTCCATCCAGCGGAGTTGATGCGAAGCATGATTCTTGTCTTAATTCTGGAATGAAATGCATGGGGAATGGAAAGTGTTTCTGTGAAGAAGCAAATTCTTCTGAGGGATCTCAGCGGCACCATTCAGACAATGAAGAGAACAATTCATCCTTGCAGTCTATTGACATGGCAGCTGGGGGATCTCAGCAGCTTGTTGTAGAAAACCTGGAGTCTGACTCCTCATCTGAACTTGCTGACACAGGAGACGAAGGATTCCAGGTATCCGGCTCAGACAATGCGGATGGTAGCTCCTCCTCAGCACTTGCAGATTCAGATGATGGGTACAAGAACTCACAGTCTGGCAATGAGGAAGCTAGTTCATCGTCAGAGGCTACTGAACCAGAAGATGAGGAGTATCCAGCTGAAGCCATATTCACTGCAGAAGATCTGGCTTTCATGATATCCCTTGGCTGGAGTAAAGATGAAAAGGTGCAACCTTTGGGTTTGGAAGAAATTGCTGACTAT GTGAGGCGCCATAAGGGGCTGGAGCAGAGGCTTTTCTCCATGGAAGCCAACGCCGACATCAAGATAATTCTCCTTTATCTTTGCGGTCAGAGCTAA
- the LOC109757660 gene encoding uncharacterized protein isoform X3, with protein MEQDIPAFKPQWLMQGQVTATGAATLWAAASSRKVDCQGKGGSSRNRSSGHNRDQSSRQSSSRRSSVSSGSRRLDRDDMGKTRGYANFGRNKDKEREKDFDSRDRESRSVTADRDGFQSFSSCRPERDRLNRARSKADTSSKGVISLNNGFTSKSNTVGVAFEREFPQLSSEDKNGRQDISRVPSPGITTPIQSLPPFTPSDGWTSKLVGAPLSSEPKKNLVASSVPQAAPSKKPEVALNSGTALSMAETVMQAPQRTSSGPQLSIDAQKIEERTLRQNTLRPMTSTTSKSSVTSSSKSKGTRIGDLAGTSKAIQQSLALPANGSVRAPAKTELSKLTLSGSFKILSREQNCTAQTPKDSPGNPASPPACVASMEPHKKPPLSQKPKVSTHDLPLVQGSSGGVSKSRLKFFQSLRTKSNGSSSAVESGCEPSPSSGVDAKHDSCLNSGMKCMGNGKCFCEEANSSEGSQRHHSDNEENNSSLQSIDMAAGGSQQLVVENLESDSSSELADTGDEGFQVSGSDNADGSSSSALADSDDGYKNSQSGNEEASSSSEATEPEDEEYPAEAIFTAEDLAFMISLGWSKDEKVQPLGLEEIADYVRRHKGLEQRLFSMEANADIKIILLYLCGQS; from the exons ATGGAGCAGGACATACCCGCCTTCAAGCCGCAATGGCTGATGCAGGGCCAGGTCACGGCCACTGGTGCCGCGACCCTCTGGGCCGCAGCTTCGTCACGCAAAG TAGATTGTCAAGGTAAGGGTGGTTCATCAAGAAATCGCTCATCTGGGCACAACCGTGACCAGAGTTCCCGGCAGTCTTCATCACGGAGGAGTTCAGTCTCAAGTGGATCCCGGAGGCTTGACCGGGATGACATGGGGAAGACAAGGGGCTATGCAAATTTTGGAAGGAACAAGGataaggagagggagaaggactTTGATTCCCGTGATAGGGAGAGTAGGTCCGTTACAGCAGATCGTGATGGCTTTCAATCATTTAGCTCATGTAGACCTGAAAGGGATAGGTTAAATCGTGCTCGCTCGAAGGCAGACACATCAAGTAAGGGAGTAATTAGTCTAAATAATGGTTTTACATCTAAAAGCAATACTGTTGGCGTTGCCTTTGAGCGAGAATTCCCACAGCTTAGTTCCGAGGACAAGAATGGAAGGCAAGACATTAGCAGAGTCCCATCTCCTGGTATCACCACCCCAATTCAGAGCCTGCCTCCATTTACTCCATCTGATGGCTGGACTTCCAAGCTAGTAGGTGCTCCTCTATCAAGTGAGCCAAAGAAAAATCTTGTTGCCTCTTCTGTACCACAAGCCGCTCCTAGTAAAAAGCCTGAAGTAGCACTGAACAGTGGAACTGCATTAAGCATGGCAGAGACTGTTATGCAAGCTCCTCAGAGAACTTCGTCTGGACCTCAG CTATCAATTGATGCTCAGAAGATTGAAGAAAGAACTTTGAGACAAAACACTCTAAGACCTATGACTTCTACAACAAGCAAATCTTCT GTAACAAGCTCTTCCAAATCAAAAGGAACACGGATTGGAGATCTTGCTGGTACTAGTAAGGCCATACAACAATCATTAGCACTTCCCGCCAATGGTTCTGTTCGAGCTCCAGCCAAGACCGAGCTTTCAAAGCTTACTCTTTCAGGAAGCTTTAAAATCCTCAGCCGAGAGCAAAATTGTACTGCACAGACTCCTAAAGACTCTCCAGGCAATCCTGCGAGTCCTCCAGCTTGTGTGGCTTCCATGGAACCACACAAGAAGCCTCCTCTCAGCCAAAAGCCCAAGGTTTCCACACATGATCTTCCTCTAGTGCAAGGTTCATCTGGTGGTGTTAGCAAATCAAGATTAAAGTTCTTCCAGTCGTTGCGAACCAAATCTAATGGTTCAAGTTCAGCCGTTGAGTCAGGTTGTGAGCCATCTCCATCCAGCGGAGTTGATGCGAAGCATGATTCTTGTCTTAATTCTGGAATGAAATGCATGGGGAATGGAAAGTGTTTCTGTGAAGAAGCAAATTCTTCTGAGGGATCTCAGCGGCACCATTCAGACAATGAAGAGAACAATTCATCCTTGCAGTCTATTGACATGGCAGCTGGGGGATCTCAGCAGCTTGTTGTAGAAAACCTGGAGTCTGACTCCTCATCTGAACTTGCTGACACAGGAGACGAAGGATTCCAGGTATCCGGCTCAGACAATGCGGATGGTAGCTCCTCCTCAGCACTTGCAGATTCAGATGATGGGTACAAGAACTCACAGTCTGGCAATGAGGAAGCTAGTTCATCGTCAGAGGCTACTGAACCAGAAGATGAGGAGTATCCAGCTGAAGCCATATTCACTGCAGAAGATCTGGCTTTCATGATATCCCTTGGCTGGAGTAAAGATGAAAAGGTGCAACCTTTGGGTTTGGAAGAAATTGCTGACTAT GTGAGGCGCCATAAGGGGCTGGAGCAGAGGCTTTTCTCCATGGAAGCCAACGCCGACATCAAGATAATTCTCCTTTATCTTTGCGGTCAGAGCTAA
- the LOC109757660 gene encoding uncharacterized protein isoform X1, with product MEQDIPAFKPQWLMQGQVTATGAATLWAAASSRKVDCQGKGGSSRNRSSGHNRDQSSRQSSSRRSSVSSGSRRLDRDDMGKTRGYANFGRNKDKEREKDFDSRDRESRSVTADRDGFQSFSSCRPERDRLNRARSKADTSSKGVISLNNGFTSKSNTVGVAFEREFPQLSSEDKNGRQDISRVPSPGITTPIQSLPPFTPSDGWTSKLVGAPLSSEPKKNLVASSVPQAAPSKKPEVALNSGTALSMAETVMQAPQRTSSGPQLSIDAQKIEERTLRQNTLRPMTSTTSKSSIIQVTSSSKSKGTRIGDLAGTSKAIQQSLALPANGSVRAPAKTELSKLTLSGSFKILSREQNCTAQTPKDSPGNPASPPACVASMEPHKKPPLSQKPKVSTHDLPLVQGSSGGVSKSRLKFFQSLRTKSNGSSSAVESGCEPSPSSGVDAKHDSCLNSGMKCMGNGKCFCEEANSSEGSQRHHSDNEENNSSLQSIDMAAGGSQQLVVENLESDSSSELADTGDEGFQVSGSDNADGSSSSALADSDDGYKNSQSGNEEASSSSEATEPEDEEYPAEAIFTAEDLAFMISLGWSKDEKVQPLGLEEIADYVRRHKGLEQRLFSMEANADIKIILLYLCGQS from the exons ATGGAGCAGGACATACCCGCCTTCAAGCCGCAATGGCTGATGCAGGGCCAGGTCACGGCCACTGGTGCCGCGACCCTCTGGGCCGCAGCTTCGTCACGCAAAG TAGATTGTCAAGGTAAGGGTGGTTCATCAAGAAATCGCTCATCTGGGCACAACCGTGACCAGAGTTCCCGGCAGTCTTCATCACGGAGGAGTTCAGTCTCAAGTGGATCCCGGAGGCTTGACCGGGATGACATGGGGAAGACAAGGGGCTATGCAAATTTTGGAAGGAACAAGGataaggagagggagaaggactTTGATTCCCGTGATAGGGAGAGTAGGTCCGTTACAGCAGATCGTGATGGCTTTCAATCATTTAGCTCATGTAGACCTGAAAGGGATAGGTTAAATCGTGCTCGCTCGAAGGCAGACACATCAAGTAAGGGAGTAATTAGTCTAAATAATGGTTTTACATCTAAAAGCAATACTGTTGGCGTTGCCTTTGAGCGAGAATTCCCACAGCTTAGTTCCGAGGACAAGAATGGAAGGCAAGACATTAGCAGAGTCCCATCTCCTGGTATCACCACCCCAATTCAGAGCCTGCCTCCATTTACTCCATCTGATGGCTGGACTTCCAAGCTAGTAGGTGCTCCTCTATCAAGTGAGCCAAAGAAAAATCTTGTTGCCTCTTCTGTACCACAAGCCGCTCCTAGTAAAAAGCCTGAAGTAGCACTGAACAGTGGAACTGCATTAAGCATGGCAGAGACTGTTATGCAAGCTCCTCAGAGAACTTCGTCTGGACCTCAG CTATCAATTGATGCTCAGAAGATTGAAGAAAGAACTTTGAGACAAAACACTCTAAGACCTATGACTTCTACAACAAGCAAATCTTCT ATTATTCAGGTAACAAGCTCTTCCAAATCAAAAGGAACACGGATTGGAGATCTTGCTGGTACTAGTAAGGCCATACAACAATCATTAGCACTTCCCGCCAATGGTTCTGTTCGAGCTCCAGCCAAGACCGAGCTTTCAAAGCTTACTCTTTCAGGAAGCTTTAAAATCCTCAGCCGAGAGCAAAATTGTACTGCACAGACTCCTAAAGACTCTCCAGGCAATCCTGCGAGTCCTCCAGCTTGTGTGGCTTCCATGGAACCACACAAGAAGCCTCCTCTCAGCCAAAAGCCCAAGGTTTCCACACATGATCTTCCTCTAGTGCAAGGTTCATCTGGTGGTGTTAGCAAATCAAGATTAAAGTTCTTCCAGTCGTTGCGAACCAAATCTAATGGTTCAAGTTCAGCCGTTGAGTCAGGTTGTGAGCCATCTCCATCCAGCGGAGTTGATGCGAAGCATGATTCTTGTCTTAATTCTGGAATGAAATGCATGGGGAATGGAAAGTGTTTCTGTGAAGAAGCAAATTCTTCTGAGGGATCTCAGCGGCACCATTCAGACAATGAAGAGAACAATTCATCCTTGCAGTCTATTGACATGGCAGCTGGGGGATCTCAGCAGCTTGTTGTAGAAAACCTGGAGTCTGACTCCTCATCTGAACTTGCTGACACAGGAGACGAAGGATTCCAGGTATCCGGCTCAGACAATGCGGATGGTAGCTCCTCCTCAGCACTTGCAGATTCAGATGATGGGTACAAGAACTCACAGTCTGGCAATGAGGAAGCTAGTTCATCGTCAGAGGCTACTGAACCAGAAGATGAGGAGTATCCAGCTGAAGCCATATTCACTGCAGAAGATCTGGCTTTCATGATATCCCTTGGCTGGAGTAAAGATGAAAAGGTGCAACCTTTGGGTTTGGAAGAAATTGCTGACTAT GTGAGGCGCCATAAGGGGCTGGAGCAGAGGCTTTTCTCCATGGAAGCCAACGCCGACATCAAGATAATTCTCCTTTATCTTTGCGGTCAGAGCTAA